Within the Mobula birostris isolate sMobBir1 chromosome 31, sMobBir1.hap1, whole genome shotgun sequence genome, the region gatcttgcagagaggagaaactccaccttcctggagagaagcgattatttcagttattcctaaagagggtaaagataaactagaatgtggcaattatcggccaattagtgttcttaatttagattacaaactatttacatctatattagcgcgcagattggaaaagcttttacctggcctaatccatttagaccagactggatttattcaacaaagacaaacacaggacaacataaggagaactctgcacatattagaacaggttaataagaacgagacagagacaatggtagtaggattagatgctgagaaagcttttgattcggttagttgggcattcctatacagagtgttaggaagattcggctttcaagaaaagtttattaaagtaattcagactctatatgacagccctacagcccgaattaagataaatggggacctctctgactctttcatcttagagagaggcactagacagggacgcccaatttctcctctcctttttgcactatatattgaaccgcttgcccaacaaagaagacagagcgaaatcgtaaaaggtatcaaggtggcagggattgaacagaaagtggcgttattcgcagatgatgttttggtctatctgagtgaaccagaaaaatcatttataggatcgtttacactgttggatgactttgggaaaatatcaggttataaaataaatgtaaagaaaacgcaggttatgtccctaagttatacaccatccaaaaaattgcaggatacatatgatcttaagtgggaagctaaatcattaaaatattcaggaataaccctgccgaaggatctttcaacgctgtcacaggtaagttatgggccattaatctcagagataaaagcagatatgcatagatggaatcttatcccctttttaagtttaaattcaaggataaatactataaaaatgaacattcttcctcggttactgtatcttttccgtactttacctgtggaggtggatgataatcaaatcagggaatgggacaaatggattcccagcttcatttggcaaggaaagaaacctagaattcgatataacaccttacagttagggaaggaaggcggaggtatggttcttccttgcctgagaaattatttttatgcctacAGATAACTCCTctattatattggtgtaatagggaatataaggctagatggaaggaaatagaatttggattagttgacagttttcctctacaggcctcaatagctgacaaaggattgatggcccaattggaaaaattttaaaacagttggataaatcttacattaaaggTATGGCAGAAGGTGATTAATtcgtgtggaattaataacatgttaaaactcttcagatggtgtgcatatgataccgaattccttcccaacagaggagataaaagatttgaattaTGGtaaaagaaaggtcttacaacctacctctcatttatagataaaagagtattacgaagtttccaaatcctgcaggacaaacatggcctagaacacaatgacttctttaggtaccttcaagtacgaaactatgttaaccagagttgtagatatacagacctatcaacagtagaattagaatttttcaagatcctgaattcggcttgcagttcaatacctagtaaatcagtttctcgagtatataatgcactctcccatgctaaaaatgtaaacacattgtatattaaagagaagtgggagaaagaagcggggttggtactttcagaggaggcttgggggaaaatctgcagctttcaatggtcctcgactaattctttgacttggagagaacattgttggaaaaatgttataagatacttcaagaccccatatcaggaaaaatatagagatacaaatgtgatgtgttggagaaggtgcggctccaaggaggcaaatcattttcatattttctgggattgccctaaattaagtatatattgggaaagtattcatagaacattacttaaggtacttaggtcccagatacctctgaactttgagacgctctatttggggcatgtattgtttcttgaacagaaggaagatataaagttgctgcaggccctcttagaggcaagtaagaaatcaatcactagaaagtggctaaatccaataccacctacattagaagatcggcacgaaattatcttggaaatattttaaatggaaaagttgacttactccctgagaattcaaaaagaaaaattttatcaaatctggaataaatggattgaatatataaccccaatgcaagcagactttagatgactctcctaatgatttatactgctcttctcatcaacacagtaatattgctaacataagcacccctagtctaaatgtttactgtttttgttttcttttggaaaatagagaattaatacaagtaaaggaaaagatttcggaaagggataaaaaatgataaaattaagtaaataagtacatagggattggataattatgtctgggggcaggagcaagcatgaacaagttaggatataaacacctacaatggttgttacataggcttacatacaacattttggaccagaagagATTTATGGAAGCTATTATTACTatgtttcttaacaactaataccattacttggcctaatagattagaattaccactgtacataattatctatttaagtgtctaatttccttttatatcatctcaatgtgtacttaagaatgtataaataattatagttttatacatataaaaaaatggaaaaggttataagtgtggaaaaagtacatgatacttgtgaattccttatccaaataaaaatagaaCCCCctatcaaaaaaaaagaaatctgtCAACCAACGGTGTCTGGCAACTCATTCACAGCCCCCTCATTTCTCTTTTTATTCCATTATAATCCTTTGTTCTCAGGCTGCAGGTTATTGCTATCTGACAAACTCAGCAATTCAAATTACATTTTTAGTTAGTGTTCCAGCTCTTAGCAGTGTTATTGCTAATTTGCATGTGATGTGTAAGAAGTGATCACTAGATCTGTGCATTCGCATTGTACGAGACAAAGACTGCTCCTTACTGTaactaagttaaaataagtagtagtTTTCCCAGCAAGCTCTTGCTCCAGAAGAGCAGTTTGAACAGGAGTATTGACCATTTATGTTTGTTTCAGCTTGTCAGAAAGAGAAAATGAGCCCATTCTTATTGAGGAAAACAGCATTTATGATTCCTCCTAATTGTCCCAAAGTATTTGGCAAAATTACCAAAACAGTATTGTCTATTTTTAAAGCCTTGAGCCAATATTCCAAATCCGTGTGAGTTTTAATGTATCTTCCTGAATTGTACATGACCCAGTTCATGTTTTGTTTTTACCAACTATAATTCAGATAACTAACAAGGGATTGGAATAACATAGTTAAAGGAGAGGTAAAACACCTCCAAACCTTAGCTCATCACGAGCAAAGCAACTTTGCGTAAGATCTAAAAAACCACAATTTTCCTTAGGTCACGGTCTATTTCATCAAACATGGAGTGAATTCAAAATCCCTGTCTTGCTCTTCATCTCTGTTATTATCTGGTCTCTATCCGACCTTCATTCTCACTCTCTCTGAATCACAGAATCTCAAAAGCTGCCAAGCTTCAAGGAACATTTTTGAAACTCAGCCTCATCTGCTCTCTTTTCtctccacactcactctctctttcactctctctttaCTCTCACCAAATCACAGGATCTCAGAATTTGGCAAATCTCTTTTGAAACTCATGGATCACTCACCCACTTTCTCTCAATTCAGAACATGAAAAAggtggtcaagatggtgccagcgtaCAACGTTCCCATAGTTGACATCTTCCAGATGGCAAACAAAATGCTTTTTTACTTCTTTTACGTCTGTTTTCACCTTAAAAATGTTTCTTGATGGATAGAGCCTGCAATTTACAGTTTGGAATATCCGAGAAGATTTCAGGAAGTGAGCTGGTGCTCTGACGGCCTCGATGTGAAGAAACCGAGACCGGTGTgagctgatgtttgactccatttcaccatTTAAAGTGTGAATTAATCACTGTTTAACCCGTAGAGGAAGACTGAGAcattgaggcaaatgcagaaggcGAGCGAGAGTTTGGGCGATGACCGCCTGCCGTTTGGTCGCTGCCGGAGGAGGGTTCTGTGAGCGGCCTATCTGTGTGGCTTGCTGTGACAGGCGGGTAGGCCTCTGCACtcgtgtggtgtccctctctttcgatGAACGTTGGTGATATCGGAGGATGGCATTGTggttctgtgtttatggattggactattgtgttTATCGACTGTAGACTTCCTCAGAAtgatggtttttatattctgtgttgttttaTTGCCCGTCCCTTTTCCTACTGTTGTGCTAGGGGACTGGGTTTGGAGGCTGATGTTCTGTTGtgctctgttagttttttgtggggGGGAAAGGTTGTTATTTTGGGGGTCGATGTTGTTCCATTTTGTACGGGGTTGAGGGATTGGGTTGGTGTTAATGATCAGGATGTCGTTCTTTTCTGTACAGGGTTGTggatttgatgtttctctctgaaagactttcatgttcttcctttgtttcgtggctatctggagaagggaaatttcagagttgtatatagatacatgctttgataacaaatgaacctttgaacatttgaatGTGACTTTCTCTCAAAAGTCTTAACAAATGGACGACAATAATAGATTAATGAAGGATGCTTTTAAACTGTAAGGAACATTAAAGGTTATTGATCCAGCAGACACCTAAAAACAAACATTCCCAATCATTAAAGCCTCCAGCAACTTGCAACATCTCTGAGTTTCTAAGCCCTGACTTTACGATCCCTCTAGGACATACTGTACAGCAAAGAGCACAGCAACTAGCTCACTTTCAGGGGGGTTAGCAAAGTCTCTCCctcgaacatagaacagttcagcacaggatCAGGCCGTATGATGTCTGTGCGCAACATGATGTCAAATTAATCTAATTCTTTCTGCCAGCAACCTTGcaaatccctccattctctgactATTCATTTGCCTTTCTGAGAGTCTCTTGAATGTCACTATCGTATCTGTTTCCACTACCATCACTGGGccactgtcacaaccacggactccGCTGTGGGGTCTGTGTGAGCTGCGGAAGGGGCTTGGCAAGCACACTTGTGAGTAAGCATGTTGCAGCTGattagtgtttcattgtggtgGGATTTAATGCCCTTCCTCCCATTCCAGTCTTGCTGAGACCTGATCAAAAGCACAGCAACGTCTACACCCCCTGCTTACCTTCGGCCGTGGCTGGGACAGAAGACTACTGTCTGTTTCGATTGATGCTCTAAAGGAGAGGTATTCCTCAAGTAATAAGTTATCGCTTTCTAGTCACAGTGTTGATGttagctttcagtttgagagttttagttaacgggcTTGTTGGCCTCGCACTTGTCTTTTATCCTGCACAGTTCTCACTAAAAACTAGTGATCTGTTCATCTGCCTTGGAGTCGCTCCCTCTGTGCTTGGGCCCTAACCTCACACTTGTGGCTGCAAATCTTAACAAACTAATATGGACCCAGCAAAGAGAGAACAGCTGATCACAGCCCTGTATTTCATTGGGCAGGTAAGAGAGAGAGACccagatataggagaagaagtaggccattcagcccatcgagtctgctccgccattcaatcatgggctgatccacttcatccagccatccccactcccctgccttcaccccataccctttgatgccctgggtaatcaagaacctatctatctctgtcttaaatacacccaatgatgttGTCTCCACAGCCGcgtgcggcaacaaattccacagatttatcaccctctgactaaagtaatttctccgcatttcagttctaaaaggacactcttcaatcctgaagtcgtgccctcttgccctagaatcCCTTTGCCATATCTATCTGTTCAGGCCTTCTAACATTTGgaaggtttctatgagatcctccctcattctcctgaactccagggaatacagcccaagagctgccagacattcctcatacagtcaccctttcattcctggaatcattgttgtgaatcttctctgaaccttcaatatatcctttctaaaataaggagccccaaactgcacacaatactccatgtgtggtctcacgagtgccttatagagcctcaacgtcacatccctgctcttatattctgtacctctagaaatgaatgccaaaattgcattggccttcttcaataccgactcaacctggaggttaacttttagggtatttTGTACAATGACTCCCATGCCACGTCcatttgcatttctgcattttgaattctatcCCCATCTAAAtcatagtctgcccatttatttcttccatcaaagtgcatgatcatatactttccaacattgtatttaatttgtcacttctttgcccattcccctaaactatctaaatctctctgcaggctgtctgtttcctcaacactacccactcctccacctaaaGCCAGTGGAGGATGTGGCTCGTATGGTGCGACAGCTTCTCGCAGGGCGGCAGGCCCAGTCCAAACGGGAAGAACAGAGGTAGCACTCGGAGCGAAAGATCAACAACTCGCCTCAGACAGCCAGAATCAGGTGCCAGCCATTACCACTCCTGTTGCCCAGACCAGCAGCAGCCTTCAGTACGGACGGTCCCACTGCCGgcatctcccacatcttcccTGTCACAGTCTCAGCCATTCCCTCAGCAGATCCTGGATCAGAGCCGAGCATCCCTCCACCAGGCAGATACTCCGGTAACCCTAACGGCTGCAGGAAGTTTATGACCCAGTGTGAGCTGACTTTCCAAGCCCAGCCAGGTTGGTTCAGTGATGATGTGCGTACGTGGTGAATCACTCGGACTCCATTCACCTGTTCAACGCTCTGTGAGAACAAGGTTCCCCCTACAGCTCAGTCCTTACACCAACTCGTGGTTGAGTTCAAGAGAGCGTTTGATCTTCCGGTGCAGGGTTAGGAGGCAGCTCACCGAATGGTACGGCACAGAAGAGTGCGGTGGAGCAAAgggatccataattcattgaaagtggcctctcaggttgatagggtcataaagaaagtttttgccacattggttttcataaatcaatgtactgagtacaggagatgggatattatattgaagctgtataagacattaatgagacctaatttggagtattgtgtgcagttttgatcacctactaACAGGAAAGTTATAAACAAGGTTGCACAagtacagagaatatttacaaggatgtgttGCTGGagcttgagggcctgagttataaggaaagatttcaTAGGTTAGGAcagtattccttagaacatagaggattgagaggagatttgatagagatgtacaaaattattaGTGCTTAGATattgtaaatgcaagcaggctttttccactgaggttgagtgacactacaaccagaggtcataggttaagggtgaaaggtgaaaagtttaaggggaccatgaggggaaacttcttcactcagagggtggtgagagtgtggaacaaactgccagtgtaagtggtgcaCGAGAgctcaattttaacatttaagagaagtttgtatcggtgcatggatggtaggggtacggagggTTGTGGTCCGGTGCagttcgatgggagtaggcagtttaaaagtTTTCAGCATGGACCATTTTTgtcctgtacttctctatgattctacTCAGTCTCAACACGAGATTTACAACTACAAAGAGCCTCCTTTCTGTGGCCCTGACATGTCTGTCTGCAACTCATGGCAAAGCTTTTGTAAGAATGGTACTTGTGTCTGGAAATCTGTAGAATTATAATCTCTGTTAGAATTACTCCAGAGAATAAATGTGCAATTTAAGAATAAAATAATGATGTTTAATCTGCTTCGTTAGCTGGAAGTATCCCCTCCTTGGTTGTGAGGGGTGGTCCCACCACTTGAAATAGTGATTATTCACAGCTAAACTCATGCAGAAAAGAGACCAAAATAGATAAGTAAATTAGTCTTTGATTTATAGGTTGCTACAGTATAATCTCTCCAAAGTGAGTAGGCTAATAGCTATCTATAACTTTAAGGCTTAAGCTCTTGGCATAAGTTTAGGACAATAAAACGGATACACCCAGTATCATCACATACATGTACTGCCTGTGACTGTGTTCTAGCATACAGAGTGTGGGTGGTCACACATGAGATCGCTCAGAACTATGTTAGACTAATGTGAAGAATGGGGCCCCAAGGGTCTATTTATGCCCTgtgggtctgcacagcagcactaATGTAAAATCATCCCTCGCTGTAGCAATGAAGTTGGAAGGGGCACAGTGTGTTCAGTGTCTGCAGAGAGTGTGCAGAAATTAATGCATTTTGTATTTCAGTACAGGGGATTCTGTTGATTCAGTCCCCAAGCACTCTCTGGAAAGTGGATCTGGAGGAAGGAGGGTGGGAGGGGTTCTTTTATTGATGGGGTCACCACCATAGTCACCAATCCCCAGGAAGAACACCACCTCATGGAACTCACAGGGCAAGTCCCACAGCGACTCGTCTCATTTTCAGAGGTGGTCACCATATCCTCTCCATACTCTAATACCAATTATCGAGAGTTCGTGCCGTGACAATTCCAGCCCATCACCCATTGTCGTGGACTCTGTTTAGTGTCTATGTTTCAATCAGTGAGACCCATCATGATCACATTTGGGGTAGTTATACACACTCAAAATAGAACAccgtctcacacacacgcacacacacacacacgcacacacacgcatacattTAAGTtgacacacactcaaacacatacGTGGACACACAGTCGtggacatgcacacacacatacacatgtaAATtggcacacactcaaacacatgtggacacacacacatacatgtaaattgacagacacacacacacacacacacacacacacacacacacacacacacacacacccactgcgAAGAGCCAGAAGCAGTCAGGATTGGCTCTGTCTCTCCAGCTCAGTCAAATAGAGACCAGCTGTATCAACATGAGAGTTTGTCTTTATCTTATCCATGTTATCAGCTCCCAATATATAATCCAGGGACTGAACCTCACAAGTGTGATTTCCAGGACATGGAAGAGCAAACGACAATGTTGGGCCTGTTTGTCCTGCTTCTGCTCTCAGGTAAGGAGACTCTCCTCGAGTGAGCCTTACTTTGATGTTGGTTGCTTCATGTTCTAACCTGTTTGTGTCTGTCTGGTTCTCTCTCTCCGGATGTAGCTGGTGCTGAGAGTGCTTCCATTGAGTCCAGGAACCTCATTCAATTCAGTAATATGATTTCATGCGCAATACCAGGCTGCAGCGCACTACTGAGATTCAATGACTACGGCTGTTACTGTGGACCTGGTGGATCTGGGACACCAGTGGATGACCTTGACCGGTAGGTGGACAGACAATCTCTACAGAGCCAGTTACCATCCGTTGGAGTCCAGGGACAGGGAAATGTTCTTATTCATTGTCAGAGGCAGTAGGATTAAATCTTCCCTGAAGCTTTAAAATACCCCATTAAATCTCCCAATGTGAAATATGTTTCTGATGGTGGTAGTGAGTGACAACATGATGTCATGGGGTTTGCAGCCAGATTATGGTGCCTGCTGTGGCCACATGAATACTGGCTGTGTGTCCTGGAAATAATCAGAGAGGGCAATTGCTGATGGTATATCTCACAATCTGCTTTTTGCTGTAGTTGTCAGAACTCTGACTTGAGTTAAGTTCCTgttggtgcagatatggccatgTATTAATGTTCTGTTTGGTGTCACTTTCAGTCCAGAAATTGGTTCCATTGAGTTGGTGACGCGGTCTTTGTTGAAGAATTTTTTGCACCGTGGTTTTAGCGAGTTGATTTGCTGGAGCCTCTCCAGTGATGGTTTCTGAGATGTGAGCCAGGATCGGGATATGCCTTCTGTCCTGCAGTGATCACGAGAGACAGATCACAGATTGGTGCAGCTGGGGCTGAAGGTTTCCTGCTGAGGGTGGGGGAGGACAATGACACTTGCTAGGGCTGGGAGACACTCAGTGCCGGTTGACTTCAGAGCCCCAGTGATGGAACAGAGGGTAGTGCTGGGTTTGCAGTGCCACCGGTCTGTACAGGAGTTCAGGACTGTGTAGTGGAACACACCGAGGACAGAGCAGCTGCTCCCAGGGAGGATTCTGTCCTTCTGGAGGATTCAACAGGGGGTTCGATTATGGCAGCACAAGAGAGAACCATGACACAGTAGCTACCTTAGTAAGGGAGCGAGGAAGGAGAGAGGGCAACCAGCTGGTCGATCAGTCTGTTGCTTGTTGTTGGGTGTTGAACACACACAATCCATAGGAAAAGGGAAAAACTAAACATTGGTCACCTTCTCAGGTCTATTGTGGTCATGTCACTAGGAGGAATTCTTTTCCACATTCCTGCCTGAGTCCCCACAGATCCTGATTCTACATCCCACTGTGAAGCTCCTCCCCAACTCCCTGGGACGATATGAGCCTGCTCAGTTTGCCTCAGCTCAGATCACCTCCTGACTCTTAGCTCTACATGGGAAGTGTGTGACACTGGAGGCTGCTGTAACAGTGTTCTGTTAATTCTAGTCCATGAGTTTTCTACTAAACGTTATCTGTGATTTTACAGGTGCTGCCAGACCCATGACAACTGTTATGGTGATGCTGAGAATAAAGAGAACTGCAAAACTGTCTTTTCACCCAC harbors:
- the LOC140190854 gene encoding phospholipase A2, minor isoenzyme-like isoform X1, which codes for MEEQTTMLGLFVLLLLSAGAESASIESRNLIQFSNMISCAIPGCSALLRFNDYGCYCGPGGSGTPVDDLDRCCQTHDNCYGDAENKENCKTVFSPTMVYYHWSCSKGKIECGSNYHCAKFICECDRNAAICFSKAKYNPENKGISQSRCK
- the LOC140190854 gene encoding basic phospholipase A2-like isoform X2 yields the protein MEEQTTMLGLFVLLLLSAGAESASIESRNLIQFSNMISCAIPGCSALLRFNDYGCYCGPGGSGTPVDDLDRCCQTHDNCYGDAENKENCKTVFSPTMVYYHWSCSKGKIECGGGNYHCAKFICECDRNAAICFSKAKYNPENKGISQSRCK